From a region of the Daphnia pulicaria isolate SC F1-1A chromosome 1, SC_F0-13Bv2, whole genome shotgun sequence genome:
- the LOC124338619 gene encoding uncharacterized protein LOC124338619, with translation MWIPTLFAVTAFVGCIAGAALPTPRCELSLRPYMIEDDEFCDKYYVCLNGTATEEFCDDGLVFDITKDKCELPHAVQCGDRKKQQNPRPTSNCPRRNGMFPVKGSCDKFYHCTDGQHTLIACPPGVIFEPLVGACVHADQTNRPNCSASQVLNFMCPNIGSGANPSASLRFGDHDRLAHPTSCRHFYMCLLTGMPRLGGCTYGLVFNPVSGRCDQPQNVRGCEKWYGEDDPIEEDDIPDATVAPALSSRRINNSAVRTAAPAVSVARVEPGEVAKSKSHQPMRRLSTGTNRFGLVQEDPIDFDKSDLDEE, from the exons ATGTGGATCCCAACGCTCTTTGCTGTTACTGCCTTCGTTGGCTGCATTG CTGGCGCTGCATTGCCGACACCTCGTTGCGAACTAAGTCTTCGCCCCTACATGATAGAAGACGATGAATTTTGTGACAAGTACTATGTTTGTCTCAACGGAACG GCGACAGAAGAATTTTGCGACGACGGTCTCGTGTTTGACATCACAAAGGATAAATGTGAACTACCCCATGCTGTCCAATGTGGCGACAGGAAAAAACAAC aaaatcCTCGACCAACTTCTAATTGTCCACGCCGAAATGGAATGTTCCCTGTGAAAGGATCTTGCGATAAG TTCTATCACTGCACCGACGGACAACATACTCTCATTGCGTGCCCTCCGGGTGTAATTTTCGAGCCATTGGTTGGAGCCTGCGTTCACGCCGATCAAACAAACAGACCCAATTGCAGCGCATCCC AAGTTCTCAATTTCATGTGTCCTAATATTGGATCCGGGGCCAATCCATCAGCTTCTCTTCGTTTTGGTGATCACGATCGACTTGCTCATCCGAC TTCCTGTCGCCATTTCTACATGTGTCTTTTAACCGGAATGCCACG TCTTGGAGGGTGCACGTATGGATTGGTTTTTAATCCGGTGTCTGGTCGCTGTGATCAGCCCCAAAATGTCCGTGGATG TGAAAAGTGGTATGGAGAGGATGATCCGATTGAAGAGGATGACATTCCTGATGCCACTGTCGCGCCGGCACTTTCGTCTAGAAGGATCAACAACTCAGCTGTCCGGACAGCTGCTCCAGCAGTGTCTGTTGCCAGAGTCGAGCCAGGAGAAGTGGCCAAATCGAAAAGCCACCAGCCAATGCGCCGTTTGTCTACGGGAACTAATCGTTTCGGTCTAGTTCAGGAAGATCCGATCGATTTCGATAAATCCGATTTGGACGAAgaataa
- the LOC124338620 gene encoding protein obstructor-E-like gives MLKAFHLPMFGIVILSLSSVSTKPQHGNVIKQVEMECIKRPRPYKIADKEQCDKYYICDNGVAIPQLCEDGTVFYFSIGNCVLLNGADCDGRPLLQESIKTKHCPKKTGLFPHEDPAQCNKYYQCLDGRPTLIKCPDMLLFDRVRGVCDYADLADTSNCLLEPSPVVCPGNATPDVGNRLIAHPTDCNKFFFCESAIPRPLACEEHLAFDLASLTCIERSKVHRCIHD, from the exons ATGTTGAAAGCATTTCATCTGCCGATGTTTGGAATTGTTATTCTATCactttcaagtgtttcaaCTAAACCCCAACACG GAAACGTGATTAAGCAGGTGGAAATGGAATGCATCAAACG TCCACGGCCTTACAAAATTGCCGATAAAGAACAG TGTGATAAATACTACATCTGCGACAACG GCGTGGCTATACCGCAACT TTGTGAAGACGGcacggtgttttatttttccattggaAATTGCGTCCTACTGAATGGGGCGGACTGCGATGGCCGACCTTTACTcc AGGAATCAatcaaaacaaagcattgcccAAAAAAAACAGGACTTTTCCCTCACGAGGATCCTGCTCAGTGCAATAAATATTACCAA TGTCTAGATGGTCGCCCGACATTAATTAAATGCCCTGATATGCTACTTTTCGATCGTGTGAGAGGTGTGTGTGATTACGCCGATCTAGCAGATACTTCAAACTGCCTTCTGGAAC CTTCCCCAGTCGTTTGCCCTGGAAATGCGACACCAGATGTAGGCAACCGTCTAATCGCTCATCCAACTGATtgcaacaaatttttcttctgcgAATCGGCAATTCCACGACCACTTGCATGCGAAGAACACTTGGCGTTTGATTTGGCCTCTTTAACATGCATCGAAAGATCAAAAGTCCATCGCTG CATCCACGATTAA